A genomic segment from Stappia indica encodes:
- a CDS encoding LysE family translocator translates to MFFFIGLGIGVATSAPVGPVNIAVIQRAFRSGLLPGLCAGFGAMLADGLYATFAAFGVTVVSDFVDQHSRIIQSVGGVLVILFGLRILMTRPHFEAGDEAPQGLMSGLVGGFAMTATNPGVVLGFLAIFGSLGEWAPDPGNYIGAATLVLGVLTGALVWWILLASLVSHLRERMNDTWLLWINRVAGGALCAFGLAIFAHLYLL, encoded by the coding sequence TTGTTCTTTTTCATCGGGCTGGGCATTGGTGTCGCCACCAGTGCGCCGGTCGGTCCCGTGAATATCGCGGTCATCCAGCGCGCGTTTCGCTCCGGGCTGTTGCCGGGCCTGTGTGCCGGTTTCGGCGCCATGCTCGCGGACGGGCTCTATGCGACCTTTGCGGCCTTCGGCGTGACCGTGGTCTCCGATTTCGTCGATCAGCACAGCCGGATCATCCAGTCGGTCGGCGGCGTGCTGGTGATCCTCTTCGGTCTGCGCATCCTGATGACACGGCCGCATTTCGAGGCCGGCGACGAGGCCCCGCAGGGGCTGATGTCCGGCCTGGTCGGCGGATTCGCGATGACCGCCACCAATCCGGGCGTGGTGCTCGGGTTTCTGGCGATCTTCGGCAGTCTCGGCGAATGGGCGCCGGATCCGGGCAACTATATCGGCGCCGCCACGCTGGTGCTCGGTGTGCTGACCGGTGCGCTGGTCTGGTGGATCCTGCTGGCGTCGCTCGTTTCGCACCTGCGCGAAAGGATGAACGACACCTGGCTATTGTGGATCAACCGGGTTGCCGGCGGGGCGCTCTGCGCCTTCGGCCTGGCGATCTTCGCCCATCTCTACCTTTTGTGA
- a CDS encoding TIGR02301 family protein encodes MKRPLRLPFPQMRLIPLAALLAFAVLAAQVAPGAAQVPARVEDPPYEAELMRLSEILGALHYLRPLCGSPDGTVWRDEMEALLDAEVQDDERRRRFIERFNQGYRGFSSVYVKCTPAAEAALARYIEEGGALIRNVTTRYNR; translated from the coding sequence ATGAAACGCCCGCTCCGCCTGCCCTTCCCTCAGATGCGCCTGATCCCGCTTGCCGCGCTGCTCGCTTTCGCCGTGCTTGCCGCACAGGTTGCGCCGGGCGCTGCGCAGGTGCCCGCGCGGGTGGAGGACCCGCCCTACGAGGCGGAGTTGATGCGGCTGTCGGAGATCCTCGGCGCACTCCACTACCTCCGCCCGCTCTGCGGCTCGCCCGATGGCACCGTCTGGCGCGACGAGATGGAGGCTCTGCTGGATGCGGAAGTTCAGGACGATGAACGCCGGCGTCGCTTCATCGAACGCTTCAACCAGGGTTATCGCGGGTTCTCCTCTGTCTACGTCAAATGCACGCCGGCAGCAGAGGCGGCACTTGCCCGCTATATCGAGGAAGGCGGCGCGCTGATCCGCAACGTCACCACCCGCTACAACCGTTGA
- a CDS encoding NUDIX hydrolase gives MSDSNHPRLGVSVFLRHEDKVLLVKRGKEPFAGYWSLPGGSVEFGERLREGAARELFEETGLSARLEPAPAELVELVPQDHAPGRHFVIAVFRASHPQGTLQPGDDAADAAFFEPGAFADLTMTPGTAARLLRLIGDASAS, from the coding sequence ATGAGCGATTCGAACCATCCCCGCCTCGGCGTCAGCGTTTTCCTCCGGCACGAAGACAAGGTCCTGCTGGTGAAGCGCGGCAAGGAGCCCTTCGCCGGATATTGGAGCCTGCCCGGCGGGTCGGTGGAATTCGGGGAGAGGCTGCGCGAGGGCGCAGCGCGCGAACTCTTCGAGGAGACAGGCCTGTCTGCCCGGCTCGAGCCGGCCCCGGCGGAACTCGTCGAGCTGGTGCCCCAGGACCACGCGCCGGGACGGCACTTCGTGATAGCGGTGTTCCGGGCGAGCCATCCGCAAGGCACGCTCCAGCCGGGCGACGACGCGGCCGACGCCGCCTTCTTCGAGCCCGGAGCCTTCGCCGATCTCACCATGACGCCGGGCACGGCGGCCCGCCTCTTGCGCCTGATCGGCGATGCCTCGGCATCATGA
- a CDS encoding SOS response-associated peptidase, translated as MCGRFALKASAEELRNVFGYLGEAPGAEGMPPRFNIAPTQPIATIRHAHGARRFALVRWGLVPGWVKDPSAFSLLINARAETVAEKPSFRGAIRHRRCLVPASGYYEWHRPSDGSKQPWYIRPRDGRMVALAGLWEEWCDPDGGEIETGALLTVPANAALAPIHHRMPAVIAQEDFDTWLDVGGTSVKEAVALLRPAPEDFFEAVPVSQRVNSARDDDETLTEPVALQDTPPEAVSTATPQSKPAGRDAGQLDLF; from the coding sequence ATGTGCGGCCGTTTCGCCCTGAAAGCCTCCGCGGAGGAGCTGCGAAATGTCTTCGGGTATCTGGGTGAAGCTCCAGGTGCCGAAGGCATGCCGCCGCGCTTCAACATTGCGCCGACCCAGCCCATCGCGACGATCCGCCATGCCCATGGGGCGCGGCGCTTCGCGCTGGTCCGCTGGGGGCTGGTGCCGGGATGGGTGAAGGACCCTTCCGCCTTTTCCCTGCTGATCAATGCAAGGGCCGAGACGGTCGCCGAGAAGCCGTCCTTCAGGGGCGCAATCCGCCATCGCCGCTGCCTCGTTCCCGCCAGCGGCTATTACGAGTGGCATCGCCCGTCCGACGGGTCGAAGCAGCCGTGGTACATCCGGCCGCGCGACGGCCGGATGGTGGCGCTCGCCGGTCTTTGGGAGGAATGGTGCGATCCCGATGGCGGCGAGATCGAGACGGGAGCCCTGCTCACCGTTCCGGCCAACGCAGCGCTCGCGCCGATCCACCACCGTATGCCCGCGGTCATCGCCCAGGAGGATTTCGACACCTGGCTCGACGTCGGCGGCACATCGGTGAAGGAGGCGGTCGCCCTGCTGCGGCCTGCCCCGGAGGACTTCTTCGAAGCCGTTCCGGTATCCCAGCGGGTCAACTCGGCGCGCGATGACGACGAGACGCTCACCGAGCCGGTGGCGCTGCAAGACACGCCGCCCGAAGCGGTTTCGACCGCGACGCCGCAGAGCAAGCCGGCCGGACGCGATGCCGGCCAGCTCGATCTCTTCTGA
- a CDS encoding FAD-binding oxidoreductase, whose product MLESSLLSPLVDIVGPRNALTDPADMAPYLREWRDLYQGQTPLVLRPGSREEVSAILAHADRTGLKIVPQGGNTGLVGGQIPNDSAREIVLSLSRLNRIREVDAQGYTMTVEAGCTLQAIHDAADEVERLFPLTLGSQGSCQIGGNIATNAGGTAVLAYGNTRDLVLGLEVVLPDGRVVEGLRGLRKDNTGYDLKQLFIGSEGTLGIITAAVLKLYPRPRAQDVAFVGLASPEDALELFTRARARAGAMLTGFELMPRVGLDFSVRHLAGARDPLQAPSPWYVLMELSSGTEGEEGENPTRSLMETILGEAYEAGLVEDAALAESVAQAAAFWHLRHGMSEVQREEGGSIKHDVSVPVASVPAFLAEAIAAVEAMVPECRPVPFGHMGDGNIHFNVSQPVGADKAAFLARWDEMNALVHGIVLKYGGSISAEHGIGRLKRDLLGEVKSPVEMDLMRRIKAAFDPNNTLNPGRVL is encoded by the coding sequence ATGCTCGAATCAAGCCTCCTCTCCCCGCTCGTCGATATCGTCGGACCGCGCAACGCGCTGACCGACCCTGCCGACATGGCCCCCTACCTGCGCGAGTGGCGTGACCTGTACCAGGGCCAGACCCCTCTCGTGCTGCGCCCCGGCAGCCGCGAGGAGGTGTCCGCGATCCTCGCCCATGCCGACCGGACAGGCCTCAAGATCGTGCCGCAGGGCGGCAATACGGGACTGGTCGGCGGACAAATTCCCAATGATTCCGCTAGGGAAATCGTGCTTAGCCTGAGCCGGCTCAATCGCATCCGCGAGGTCGACGCGCAGGGCTACACGATGACCGTGGAGGCCGGCTGCACGCTGCAGGCGATCCATGATGCGGCCGACGAGGTGGAGCGTCTGTTTCCCCTGACGCTGGGTTCGCAGGGGTCCTGCCAGATCGGCGGCAACATCGCCACCAATGCCGGCGGCACCGCCGTGCTCGCCTATGGCAACACCCGCGATCTCGTCCTCGGACTGGAAGTCGTGCTCCCCGACGGGCGCGTCGTGGAGGGCCTGAGGGGCCTGCGCAAGGACAATACCGGTTACGATCTGAAACAATTATTTATCGGTTCGGAGGGCACGCTGGGCATCATCACGGCGGCCGTCCTGAAGCTTTATCCACGGCCCCGGGCACAGGACGTCGCCTTTGTCGGCCTGGCCTCGCCGGAAGACGCATTGGAGCTGTTCACCCGCGCCCGTGCACGCGCCGGCGCCATGTTGACCGGGTTCGAGCTGATGCCTCGCGTCGGCTTGGACTTTTCCGTCCGTCATCTCGCCGGTGCCCGCGACCCGCTGCAGGCGCCTTCTCCCTGGTATGTCCTGATGGAGCTCTCCTCCGGCACGGAAGGCGAGGAGGGCGAGAACCCAACACGCAGCCTGATGGAGACCATTCTCGGCGAGGCCTATGAAGCCGGGCTGGTCGAGGATGCCGCACTTGCCGAATCAGTCGCTCAGGCCGCCGCCTTCTGGCACCTGCGGCACGGCATGTCCGAGGTGCAGCGCGAAGAAGGCGGCTCGATCAAGCACGACGTGTCCGTGCCGGTCGCCAGCGTTCCCGCCTTCCTGGCCGAGGCGATCGCGGCCGTCGAGGCCATGGTGCCGGAGTGCCGGCCCGTCCCCTTCGGCCACATGGGCGATGGCAACATCCACTTCAACGTCAGCCAGCCCGTGGGCGCCGACAAGGCGGCCTTTCTCGCTCGCTGGGACGAGATGAACGCACTCGTCCACGGCATCGTGCTGAAATACGGCGGGTCGATTTCGGCCGAGCACGGCATCGGCCGGCTGAAGCGGGATCTTCTCGGCGAGGTCAAGAGCCCGGTCGAGATGGACCTGATGCGCCGGATCAAGGCCGCGTTCGACCCCAACAACACGCTCAATCCCGGCCGCGTCCTCTAG
- the fabI gene encoding enoyl-ACP reductase FabI yields the protein MAMTQGLMAGKRGLIMGVANNRSIAWGIAKALADAGAEIALTYQGDALRKRVEPLAGELGAQVVGHCDVLDESTIDAVFARIEEMWGKIDFLVHAVAFSDKDELTGRYVDTSADNFRNTMQISCYSFTSVAQRAEKLMTEGGSMLTLTYYGAEKVMPHYNVMGVAKAALEASVRYLAVDLGKAAIRVNAISAGPIKTLAASGIGDFRYILKWNEYNSPLRRTVTIEEVGDAALFLLSDLGRGVTGEIQHVDCGYHVVGMKSVDAPDISVVKD from the coding sequence ATGGCGATGACGCAGGGACTGATGGCTGGGAAGCGCGGCCTTATCATGGGTGTCGCGAACAATCGGTCCATCGCTTGGGGGATCGCCAAGGCGCTCGCCGATGCGGGAGCCGAAATCGCGCTGACTTATCAGGGCGATGCGCTGCGAAAGCGCGTAGAGCCGCTGGCCGGCGAACTCGGTGCGCAGGTCGTCGGCCACTGCGATGTGCTGGACGAGTCCACCATCGATGCCGTCTTCGCCCGTATCGAGGAGATGTGGGGCAAGATCGACTTTCTCGTCCATGCGGTGGCCTTCTCCGACAAGGATGAGCTGACCGGCCGCTATGTCGACACGTCCGCCGACAACTTCCGCAACACGATGCAGATCTCCTGCTATTCCTTCACGTCCGTCGCACAGCGCGCCGAGAAGCTGATGACCGAAGGCGGCTCCATGCTGACCCTCACCTATTACGGTGCCGAGAAGGTCATGCCGCATTACAACGTCATGGGCGTTGCCAAGGCCGCGCTCGAGGCCAGCGTGCGCTACCTCGCGGTCGACCTGGGCAAGGCCGCCATCCGCGTCAACGCCATCTCCGCCGGCCCGATCAAGACGCTTGCCGCCTCGGGCATCGGCGACTTCCGCTACATCCTCAAGTGGAACGAGTACAACTCGCCGCTGCGCCGTACCGTCACGATCGAGGAAGTCGGCGACGCCGCCCTGTTCCTGCTGTCCGATCTCGGCCGCGGCGTGACCGGAGAAATCCAGCATGTCGACTGCGGCTACCACGTTGTCGGCATGAAGTCGGTGGACGCCCCCGACATCTCGGTGGTCAAGGACTGA
- a CDS encoding histidine phosphatase family protein yields the protein MSNAGAGASRFFPPFLVFIRHGQTDWNAEGRMQGQRDIPLNDTGRGQARRNGAALRDYLKENGIALEDLSYFVSPLSRAVETMELVCGELGLSADLCQRDERLREITFGAWEGYTIPELAERAPDLTAARKADKWGFVPPEGESYRMLASRIDAWLATVTRPAVVVSHGGVMRVLQGRFLSVPQPEIPTLDTPQDRFLVWKDGELAWV from the coding sequence ATGAGCAATGCCGGTGCGGGCGCGTCCCGCTTCTTTCCCCCCTTCCTGGTCTTCATCCGCCATGGGCAGACGGACTGGAACGCCGAAGGCCGCATGCAGGGCCAGCGGGACATCCCGCTCAACGATACGGGCCGCGGCCAGGCCAGGCGCAACGGCGCCGCCCTTCGGGACTACCTGAAGGAAAACGGCATCGCCCTCGAGGATCTCTCCTATTTCGTCTCCCCCCTGTCGCGGGCGGTCGAGACGATGGAACTGGTCTGCGGGGAGCTCGGCCTGTCGGCGGATCTTTGCCAGCGCGACGAGCGGCTGCGGGAAATCACCTTCGGCGCCTGGGAAGGCTATACCATTCCGGAACTGGCGGAGCGCGCTCCGGACCTGACCGCCGCCAGAAAGGCCGACAAGTGGGGCTTCGTGCCCCCGGAAGGCGAGAGCTATCGCATGCTGGCGAGCCGCATCGATGCCTGGCTGGCGACGGTCACGCGCCCCGCCGTCGTGGTCTCCCACGGCGGCGTGATGCGCGTGCTGCAGGGGCGCTTCCTGTCGGTGCCGCAGCCGGAGATTCCGACGCTCGACACACCTCAGGATCGCTTCCTCGTCTGGAAAGATGGGGAACTGGCGTGGGTCTGA
- a CDS encoding DUF1344 domain-containing protein, which translates to MKRMLQMTLAAIMLSLAGTAAALAGEVEATIVEIRPDASVMILSDGQTYAIPVDFFVDDLKPGMRVLVFYDESTSNRMLTDVQVLD; encoded by the coding sequence ATGAAACGCATGCTGCAGATGACCCTTGCCGCCATCATGCTGTCGCTGGCTGGAACCGCAGCCGCGCTGGCAGGCGAGGTTGAGGCGACGATCGTCGAGATCCGCCCGGATGCTTCGGTGATGATCCTGTCCGACGGCCAGACCTACGCGATTCCGGTCGACTTCTTCGTCGACGACCTGAAGCCGGGCATGCGTGTGCTGGTGTTCTACGACGAGTCCACCAGCAATCGCATGCTGACCGACGTCCAGGTCCTGGACTGA
- a CDS encoding alpha/beta fold hydrolase, whose amino-acid sequence MTTFTTSDGAEIFYKDWGSGQPIVFSHGWPLSGDAWDAQMLFFGMNGYRVIAHDRRGHGRSSQPWDGNNMDRYADDLAELIEHLDLKDAILIGHSTGGGEVAHYVGRHGNDRIARLVLVGAIPPLMLQTADNPDGVPMEVFDDIRRGTSLDRSQFYKDITTPFYGFNREGVANNQGLRDSFWLQGMAGGIKGQYDCIREFSEIDYTDDLRAIDRPTLIIHGDDDQLVPIKATAYRAAKIVRDATLKVYPGGGHGLAQLQAEQFNADVLDFIRGA is encoded by the coding sequence ATGACCACCTTCACCACCAGCGACGGCGCCGAGATCTTCTACAAGGACTGGGGCTCGGGTCAGCCCATCGTCTTCTCCCATGGCTGGCCGCTGTCGGGCGATGCCTGGGACGCGCAGATGCTGTTCTTCGGCATGAACGGCTACCGGGTCATCGCCCATGACCGGCGCGGCCACGGCCGTTCCTCCCAGCCCTGGGACGGCAACAACATGGACCGCTACGCCGATGATCTGGCCGAGCTGATCGAGCATCTCGACCTCAAGGATGCGATCCTGATCGGCCATTCCACCGGCGGCGGCGAGGTCGCCCACTATGTCGGCCGCCACGGCAACGACAGGATCGCCAGACTGGTCCTGGTCGGCGCCATTCCGCCGCTGATGCTGCAGACCGCAGACAATCCCGATGGCGTCCCGATGGAGGTGTTCGACGACATCCGCCGGGGGACTTCGCTCGACCGCTCGCAGTTCTACAAGGACATCACCACGCCCTTCTACGGCTTCAACCGCGAGGGCGTCGCGAACAACCAGGGCCTGCGCGACAGCTTCTGGCTGCAGGGCATGGCCGGCGGCATCAAGGGGCAGTACGACTGCATCCGCGAGTTCTCGGAAATCGACTATACGGACGACCTGAGGGCAATCGACAGGCCGACCCTGATCATCCATGGCGACGACGACCAGCTCGTCCCGATCAAGGCAACGGCCTACCGCGCGGCGAAGATCGTGCGGGATGCGACGCTGAAGGTCTATCCGGGCGGAGGCCACGGCCTTGCCCAGCTTCAGGCGGAACAGTTCAACGCCGACGTTCTGGACTTCATCCGCGGGGCCTGA
- a CDS encoding MarR family winged helix-turn-helix transcriptional regulator produces the protein MAPEKTTDDDATCGLPEEMLCFSVYAASHAFNHLYRKALADLGLTYPQYLVMMLLWQADNRMVKDIGRHMDLESNTLTPLLKRLEVLGFIRRSRDAEDERVVRVQLTAKGRELEQVARSVPECIAAAVDLDPDELKDLSRRLNGLRLRLLEA, from the coding sequence ATGGCGCCCGAAAAGACAACTGACGACGATGCGACCTGCGGCTTGCCGGAGGAGATGCTGTGCTTTTCCGTCTATGCGGCGTCGCATGCGTTCAATCACCTGTATCGCAAGGCGCTTGCCGACCTGGGCCTGACCTATCCGCAATACCTGGTCATGATGCTGCTGTGGCAGGCCGACAACCGGATGGTGAAGGATATCGGCCGGCACATGGACCTTGAGTCCAACACCCTGACACCGCTCCTCAAGCGGCTGGAGGTGCTCGGCTTCATTCGCCGCTCGCGCGATGCCGAGGATGAGCGCGTCGTGCGGGTCCAACTGACGGCAAAGGGCCGCGAACTGGAGCAGGTCGCCCGCTCGGTGCCGGAGTGCATCGCCGCGGCCGTCGATCTGGATCCCGACGAGTTGAAGGATCTCTCGCGACGGCTCAACGGGTTGCGGTTGCGCTTGCTGGAAGCCTGA
- a CDS encoding DUF3095 family protein has protein sequence MHALRGWRTLRAGRNGGAMTDVSAESELFYQSLPVFSDFAKVSDAAAFAPLPEDWTLLASDIVRSRDAIAEGRYKDVNMVAAAAVAAVLNVAGRADLPFVFGGDGALVAVPPGLVDAASRALVSVRVMARETSGLRLRVAAIPVAALRKAGADLRVAKFELSRGNNLAMFSGGGIELAETILKDEDRVEPYRLAEPDVVEAAPLDGLSCRWEPLPARRGRMATLLLRPASGRVEELSGILEDLRGMLGIDLTGADPASAPVRRSSLRFRFPPAGLKLEARMVGWKKGRWRTYLAGLAACAAFVFGVATGRRVGPFEAERYLHQVALNTDFRKFDDTLRLVLDLDSRELAALTAYLAREEAGGRLSYGLHVSNEALMTCLVFSLEDNRHIHFIDGADGGYARAAQDLKQRLAVGTAGSATA, from the coding sequence TTGCACGCCTTGCGCGGCTGGCGGACACTGCGTGCGGGGCGGAACGGTGGTGCCATGACGGATGTGAGTGCGGAAAGCGAGCTCTTCTACCAGTCCCTGCCGGTGTTCAGCGACTTCGCAAAGGTCAGCGATGCAGCAGCCTTTGCTCCCTTGCCCGAGGACTGGACGCTGCTGGCATCCGATATCGTGCGCTCGCGCGATGCGATCGCTGAAGGTCGCTACAAGGACGTCAACATGGTAGCGGCGGCAGCGGTTGCCGCCGTGCTGAACGTGGCAGGGCGTGCCGACCTTCCGTTCGTATTCGGTGGCGACGGGGCGCTGGTCGCGGTGCCGCCGGGCCTGGTGGATGCTGCCAGCCGTGCACTCGTGTCCGTTCGCGTGATGGCGCGCGAGACCAGCGGTCTTCGGCTTCGCGTCGCAGCCATCCCGGTTGCGGCGTTGCGCAAGGCGGGCGCGGATTTGCGGGTCGCGAAGTTCGAGCTCAGCCGGGGCAACAATCTCGCGATGTTTTCTGGCGGCGGCATCGAGCTGGCGGAGACGATCCTCAAGGACGAGGACCGTGTGGAACCCTACCGCCTCGCCGAGCCGGATGTGGTGGAGGCTGCGCCGCTGGACGGCCTGTCCTGCCGCTGGGAGCCGTTGCCGGCGCGCCGCGGCCGTATGGCGACCCTGCTCCTGAGGCCCGCCAGCGGCCGGGTGGAGGAGTTGAGCGGGATCCTGGAGGATCTTCGCGGAATGCTCGGCATCGACCTGACGGGGGCGGATCCCGCCAGCGCGCCGGTGCGGCGCAGTTCGTTGCGGTTCCGCTTTCCGCCGGCCGGGCTGAAACTGGAAGCGCGGATGGTCGGCTGGAAGAAGGGGCGCTGGCGGACCTACCTGGCTGGGCTGGCGGCCTGCGCCGCTTTTGTCTTCGGCGTTGCCACGGGGCGCCGGGTCGGACCTTTCGAGGCCGAGCGCTATCTGCACCAGGTCGCACTCAATACCGACTTCCGCAAGTTCGACGACACGCTGCGTCTGGTACTGGATCTCGACTCGCGCGAACTGGCGGCGCTGACGGCGTATCTCGCCCGCGAGGAGGCTGGCGGGCGCCTCTCCTACGGTCTGCACGTCTCCAACGAAGCGCTGATGACCTGCCTCGTCTTCAGCCTGGAGGACAATCGACATATCCATTTCATCGACGGCGCGGATGGCGGTTATGCGCGCGCGGCCCAGGACTTGAAGCAGAGACTTGCCGTTGGAACGGCGGGAAGTGCGACCGCCTGA
- the aroC gene encoding chorismate synthase: protein MSHNTFGHLFRVTTWGESHGPALGCVVDGCPPRIELTEAEIQAFLDKRKPGQSKYTTQRREADAVRILSGVMSDDHGVQRTTGTPISLMIENTDQRSKDYSEIRESYRPGHADFTYDAKYGIRDYRGGGRSSARETAARVAAGAIARKVVPGLLVRGALVQVGPHKVDRSRWDWDEIGNNPFFCPDATTAARWSEYLDQIRKDGSSVGAVVEVVAEGVPAGLGAPLYGKLDQEIAAALMSINAVKGVEIGNGFDAAALTGEENADEMRIGADGRPVFLSNNAGGILGGISSGEPVVARFAVKPTSSILTPRRSVTRSGEDVDVRTKGRHDPCVGIRAVPVGEAMLACVIADHYLRHRGQVG from the coding sequence ATGTCGCACAATACCTTCGGTCACCTTTTCCGCGTCACCACCTGGGGCGAAAGCCACGGCCCGGCGCTCGGCTGCGTCGTCGACGGATGCCCGCCGCGGATCGAGCTGACCGAGGCGGAAATCCAGGCCTTCCTCGACAAGCGCAAGCCCGGCCAGTCGAAGTACACGACCCAGCGGCGCGAGGCCGATGCGGTGCGCATTCTCTCCGGCGTGATGAGCGACGACCATGGCGTGCAGCGCACCACCGGGACGCCGATCTCGCTGATGATCGAGAACACGGACCAGCGCTCGAAGGACTATTCCGAGATCCGCGAGAGCTATCGTCCCGGCCATGCCGATTTCACCTATGACGCCAAATACGGCATCCGCGACTATCGCGGCGGCGGGCGCTCGTCCGCCCGCGAAACGGCTGCGCGCGTCGCTGCGGGCGCCATTGCCCGGAAGGTGGTCCCCGGTCTTCTCGTGCGCGGCGCGCTGGTTCAGGTCGGGCCGCACAAGGTCGACCGCAGCCGCTGGGACTGGGACGAGATCGGCAACAACCCCTTCTTCTGCCCCGATGCGACGACGGCCGCGCGCTGGTCCGAATATCTCGACCAGATCCGCAAGGACGGGTCCTCCGTCGGCGCGGTGGTGGAAGTGGTCGCCGAGGGCGTGCCGGCGGGGCTTGGCGCTCCGCTCTATGGCAAGCTGGACCAGGAGATCGCCGCTGCGCTGATGTCGATCAACGCGGTGAAGGGGGTGGAGATCGGCAACGGCTTCGACGCCGCAGCCCTGACCGGCGAGGAGAATGCGGACGAGATGCGCATCGGCGCCGACGGACGTCCCGTCTTCCTGTCCAACAATGCCGGCGGCATTCTCGGCGGTATTTCCTCCGGCGAGCCGGTGGTCGCGCGTTTTGCCGTCAAGCCGACCTCGTCGATCCTGACCCCGCGCCGTTCCGTCACCCGCTCCGGCGAGGATGTGGACGTGCGCACCAAGGGGCGGCATGACCCGTGCGTCGGCATTCGCGCCGTGCCCGTTGGCGAGGCCATGCTGGCCTGCGTGATCGCCGACCACTACCTGCGTCACCGCGGACAGGTCGGCTGA
- the ribB gene encoding 3,4-dihydroxy-2-butanone-4-phosphate synthase, translated as MRLDAWLTLNKETRSAFARRAGLSPAAVTALCNDPGVWVSRESAERIAAATGGEVTPNDLLGLKGSTNVDMSQTRVAEALRAFERGEMLVVTDDDDRENEGDLIVAASLITPEQMAFMVRHTSGIVCAPMTRDNARRLRLDPMVADNDAPLSTAFTISVDYRHGLTTGISAEERCSTVRGLANPNAGAADFARPGHIFPLVAREGGVLMRSGHTEAAVDLCRLAGLPEVGVISELVNDDGTVKRGPQVAEFAARHNLKSVSVADLIAWRQRMERLVERIAEQPIETIAGPAYAVTYATPYDPMHHVAVVFGDILDGRNVPVRLQLESVLDDVFGDARVMDDVMRSFAARGRGIVVYLREGSVGVARQARRARTDLAAAEAEEHHSAQAREEQWREIGLGAQILKDLGVNSITLLASRQRRYVGLEGFGIAIESTEIREA; from the coding sequence ATGCGTCTAGATGCTTGGCTCACCCTCAACAAGGAAACCCGGTCGGCCTTTGCCCGCCGCGCCGGCCTGTCGCCGGCGGCCGTGACCGCCCTGTGCAACGACCCGGGCGTTTGGGTTTCGCGTGAAAGCGCGGAAAGGATCGCTGCCGCCACAGGCGGCGAGGTCACTCCGAACGACCTGCTCGGCTTGAAAGGATCTACCAACGTGGACATGTCCCAGACACGTGTCGCGGAGGCGCTGCGCGCCTTCGAACGCGGCGAAATGCTTGTGGTTACCGATGACGACGACCGGGAGAACGAGGGCGACCTGATCGTCGCGGCCTCGCTCATCACTCCGGAGCAGATGGCCTTCATGGTTCGCCATACCTCAGGCATCGTCTGCGCTCCCATGACCCGGGACAATGCGCGCCGCCTGCGGCTCGACCCGATGGTCGCCGACAATGACGCGCCGCTGTCGACGGCCTTCACCATTTCGGTCGACTATCGCCACGGCCTCACCACCGGCATCTCCGCCGAGGAGCGGTGCTCGACCGTGCGCGGCCTCGCCAATCCGAATGCAGGGGCGGCGGATTTTGCACGTCCCGGACACATCTTCCCGCTGGTGGCTCGCGAGGGCGGCGTGCTGATGCGCTCCGGCCATACCGAGGCGGCCGTCGATCTCTGCCGCCTTGCCGGCCTGCCGGAGGTCGGCGTGATCTCCGAGCTCGTCAACGACGACGGCACGGTCAAGCGCGGCCCCCAGGTGGCCGAATTTGCCGCCCGTCACAATCTCAAGTCCGTTTCGGTGGCCGATCTCATCGCCTGGCGCCAGCGCATGGAGCGCTTGGTCGAGCGGATTGCCGAACAGCCGATCGAGACCATCGCAGGCCCGGCTTATGCGGTCACCTACGCGACGCCCTATGACCCCATGCACCATGTTGCGGTGGTCTTCGGTGACATTCTCGATGGTCGCAACGTGCCTGTCCGCCTCCAGTTGGAATCGGTTCTCGACGACGTCTTCGGGGATGCGCGGGTGATGGACGACGTGATGCGCAGCTTCGCCGCACGCGGCCGCGGTATCGTGGTCTATCTGCGCGAGGGTTCGGTCGGCGTTGCGCGCCAGGCGCGTCGTGCACGGACGGATCTGGCGGCTGCAGAGGCGGAGGAGCACCATTCGGCTCAGGCGCGTGAGGAGCAGTGGCGGGAAATCGGTCTCGGCGCGCAGATCCTGAAGGATCTGGGTGTCAACTCGATCACCCTGCTTGCGTCCCGCCAGCGTCGTTATGTCGGCCTTGAAGGCTTCGGCATCGCCATCGAGTCGACCGAGATCCGCGAAGCCTGA